The following are from one region of the Pseudodesulfovibrio piezophilus C1TLV30 genome:
- a CDS encoding DegT/DnrJ/EryC1/StrS family aminotransferase, protein MPVRSKNNFLIFGSPRIEQDEIDEVVASMEAGWLGTGPKVAKFESDFATYLGSGHAAACNSCTAALHLGLVALGLKPGDEVITTPLTFCASVNAIIHAGCTPVLADVDPVSMNIDPESIRAKITKRTKAILPVHFAGRACDMDAIMSIATEHDLKVVEDCAHAIETTYKGQHVGTFGNFGCFSFYVTKNVCTGEGGMVMANSEEDIKHVKILGLHGMSADAWKRFSDDGYKHYQVVEAGFKYNMMDIQAAIGIHQLKRVEEYHVRRRHVWDMYMDAFKALPIGLPAPEEPDTRHALHLFTILIDPDSCGVERDEFLIRMTHENIGVGVHYLSIPEQPYYRERFGWTLEDTPHAVRLGRQTVSLPLSAKLTDQDVLDVIQAVKKSLAIS, encoded by the coding sequence ATGCCAGTTCGCTCAAAAAATAATTTTCTCATTTTTGGATCACCCCGCATAGAGCAGGACGAAATCGATGAAGTCGTCGCCTCCATGGAGGCTGGGTGGCTCGGCACCGGTCCCAAGGTCGCCAAGTTTGAGAGTGATTTTGCCACATATCTCGGCTCCGGTCACGCAGCAGCCTGCAACTCATGCACTGCCGCGCTCCACCTCGGCCTGGTGGCACTGGGCCTCAAACCCGGCGATGAAGTCATTACCACCCCACTGACATTTTGCGCGTCCGTCAATGCCATTATTCATGCGGGATGCACCCCTGTTCTTGCAGACGTCGACCCTGTTTCCATGAATATTGACCCGGAATCGATTCGGGCAAAAATAACGAAACGAACCAAAGCCATCCTGCCGGTCCACTTCGCAGGCCGAGCCTGTGATATGGATGCTATCATGAGCATCGCCACGGAACATGATCTCAAGGTCGTAGAAGATTGTGCCCATGCCATAGAAACGACTTACAAAGGACAGCATGTCGGCACATTTGGCAATTTCGGCTGTTTCTCTTTCTATGTCACCAAGAATGTCTGCACCGGCGAAGGCGGCATGGTCATGGCCAACTCGGAAGAAGACATCAAACACGTCAAGATTCTTGGTCTGCACGGCATGTCCGCCGATGCATGGAAGCGGTTCTCGGATGACGGTTACAAACATTATCAGGTTGTTGAAGCCGGCTTCAAATACAACATGATGGACATCCAGGCAGCTATCGGTATTCATCAACTTAAACGGGTAGAGGAATACCATGTTCGCCGTCGCCATGTGTGGGATATGTACATGGACGCCTTCAAAGCCCTTCCTATCGGCCTGCCTGCCCCCGAAGAGCCAGACACCCGCCATGCCTTGCATCTTTTTACGATTCTTATAGACCCCGACTCATGCGGAGTGGAACGAGATGAGTTCCTTATCCGCATGACACACGAAAACATCGGTGTTGGCGTCCATTACTTGTCGATTCCCGAGCAACCATACTATCGAGAACGATTTGGATGGACACTGGAAGACACCCCTCATGCAGTTCGACTCGGCCGGCAGACAGTCAGCCTCCCGCTCTCAGCAAAACTGACTGACCAGGATGTTCTGGATGTCATCCAGGCTGTAAAAAAAAGCCTGGCCATTTCATAA
- a CDS encoding response regulator gives MSAQKVLVVEDHRDTRELLKYNLSSAGFDVAAAEDGQGGLNLASAFKPDIVLLDLMMPGMDGLETCRQLKSDSQLSRIPVIMLTAKGEEVDKIVGLELGADDYVVKPFSPRELVLRIKAILRRSGAPEPDAPKLWERNGLKVDFEAHQLTVDGEEIALTATEFKLLTVLISGAGKVQTRDNLLDTVWDTHFEGYSRTVDTHVRRLRQKLGPYAIFIETVRGVGYRFKA, from the coding sequence GTGTCTGCACAGAAAGTATTGGTCGTTGAAGACCACCGGGACACCAGGGAATTGCTCAAGTACAATCTTAGCTCCGCCGGATTCGATGTCGCAGCCGCGGAAGATGGCCAGGGAGGCCTCAACCTCGCGTCAGCATTCAAGCCTGACATTGTTCTTCTGGACCTCATGATGCCTGGCATGGATGGTCTGGAAACCTGCCGCCAATTGAAATCGGATTCCCAACTTTCTCGTATCCCTGTGATCATGCTCACCGCCAAGGGTGAAGAGGTTGACAAGATCGTCGGCCTGGAACTCGGTGCGGATGATTACGTTGTCAAACCCTTCTCACCAAGAGAACTCGTCCTGCGAATCAAGGCCATCCTGCGCCGCTCTGGCGCACCGGAGCCTGATGCTCCGAAACTCTGGGAAAGGAATGGACTGAAGGTCGATTTTGAAGCGCATCAACTGACAGTGGACGGTGAAGAGATCGCTTTGACCGCGACTGAATTCAAACTTCTGACCGTGCTTATATCCGGTGCAGGCAAAGTTCAAACCCGAGACAACCTCCTCGACACCGTCTGGGACACCCACTTCGAAGGATACTCTCGAACTGTCGATACCCATGTCCGGCGCTTACGCCAAAAACTTGGCCCCTATGCCATCTTCATCGAGACTGTTCGAGGGGTCGGGTACCGATTCAAGGCATAA
- a CDS encoding redox-sensing transcriptional repressor Rex encodes MKSEHIPKATIGRLAVYIQVLENLLRDGNDVISSEKLARACSVNSSQIRKDLAYFGEFGVRGVGYYVQELITSIKQSLGIDRVWKCALIGVGNMGTALLRHHDFERRGFHIAAAFDCDPDKIGREFEDLEIVCPTHLKEQAPEMGLEIGIITTPPDRAQRAANHLVDANIRGIINFAPARINVPAHIPVEYVDFFDHLYAIAFQITLGSD; translated from the coding sequence ATGAAAAGCGAACATATACCAAAAGCAACGATCGGTCGTCTGGCCGTCTATATTCAGGTACTTGAAAATCTTTTGCGTGATGGCAATGATGTTATTTCTTCAGAAAAACTCGCCCGCGCCTGCTCCGTGAATTCATCGCAGATCAGAAAAGATCTTGCCTACTTTGGCGAGTTCGGGGTCAGAGGCGTTGGATATTACGTTCAGGAACTCATCACATCCATCAAACAATCCCTTGGCATTGATCGAGTCTGGAAATGTGCCTTGATCGGTGTGGGGAATATGGGGACTGCGCTTTTGCGTCACCATGATTTCGAGCGCAGGGGATTTCATATAGCAGCCGCATTCGACTGTGACCCCGATAAGATTGGACGCGAGTTCGAGGATCTGGAAATTGTCTGCCCTACGCATCTCAAGGAGCAGGCTCCAGAGATGGGGCTTGAGATAGGCATTATCACCACTCCTCCGGATCGTGCTCAGCGTGCGGCCAATCATTTGGTTGATGCGAATATCCGAGGCATTATCAATTTTGCCCCTGCTCGCATAAACGTCCCGGCACACATCCCTGTCGAGTATGTCGATTTTTTTGATCATCTCTACGCAATAGCCTTTCAGATCACTCTCGGAAGCGATTAA